A part of Lacinutrix sp. 5H-3-7-4 genomic DNA contains:
- a CDS encoding ArsC/Spx/MgsR family protein — MIVIYHNPESKNSKSGLEILETSKHDTQKIKYQDRPLDAIKLQKIINILKISPKEIIRTNDLLWKQKFDHLIQNGVEFTDEEYIEIMIEHQELIERPIVINGQKAVIGEPPKKIFQITQ; from the coding sequence ATGATAGTAATATATCACAATCCAGAATCTAAAAACTCAAAATCTGGTTTAGAAATTTTAGAAACCAGTAAACATGACACTCAAAAAATTAAATATCAGGACAGACCTTTAGATGCAATTAAGCTTCAAAAAATAATAAATATTCTTAAAATTTCTCCAAAAGAAATTATTAGAACTAACGATTTACTTTGGAAGCAAAAATTTGATCATTTAATACAAAATGGTGTAGAATTCACAGATGAAGAATATATTGAAATAATGATAGAACATCAAGAATTAATAGAACGTCCAATTGTAATTAACGGCCAAAAAGCTGTAATTGGCGAGCCACCAAAAAAAATATTTCAAATCACACAATAA
- a CDS encoding lipid A deacylase LpxR family protein has product MKKLFTFFIISCTCFTFSNAQKIDNLVSFRDIDNTSYFRFNYENDYFANGDENYTQGYNFELFLKSLKKNPINFLFFKPNNSTKKYGLSLEHIGFTPDDYVSENIQFGDRPFASAIMLKSMIITINTTKKIRLISSFNLGIIGPAAFGEDMQVGIHKWTGNKIPKGWKNQIKNDIVVNYEIGLEKQIVTVAPVFSLQAQSKIKAGTLFTNASFGLSATFGIIDKPFSIKNSAKKFNFYGFLQSIGTAVVYDATLQSGMFNNSSTYTISSGEVKRLTGQYAYGFILKTRTLFFEYSRYFITKEFNSGSSAKWGGIKIGFTF; this is encoded by the coding sequence ATGAAAAAACTATTTACCTTTTTTATAATTTCTTGCACATGCTTTACATTTAGTAATGCTCAAAAAATAGATAATTTAGTTTCTTTTAGAGATATAGACAATACCTCTTATTTCCGCTTTAACTATGAAAACGACTATTTTGCAAATGGAGACGAGAACTATACACAAGGTTATAATTTTGAACTCTTTTTAAAAAGCTTAAAAAAAAATCCTATTAACTTTCTTTTCTTCAAACCAAATAATTCAACCAAAAAATACGGTTTATCATTAGAGCATATAGGTTTTACTCCAGATGATTATGTAAGTGAAAACATTCAGTTTGGAGATCGACCGTTTGCATCTGCAATCATGCTTAAGAGTATGATTATTACTATTAATACAACTAAAAAAATAAGACTTATCTCTTCATTTAACTTAGGTATTATTGGTCCTGCTGCTTTTGGTGAAGATATGCAAGTAGGAATACATAAATGGACGGGCAATAAAATTCCTAAAGGATGGAAAAATCAAATTAAAAACGATATTGTAGTGAATTATGAAATTGGTTTAGAAAAACAAATCGTTACAGTAGCTCCTGTTTTTTCTTTACAAGCTCAATCTAAAATTAAGGCTGGTACATTATTTACTAATGCATCTTTTGGTTTAAGTGCTACTTTTGGTATTATAGACAAACCGTTTTCTATAAAAAATAGCGCTAAAAAATTTAATTTTTATGGTTTTTTGCAATCTATTGGTACTGCAGTTGTTTACGATGCTACACTACAAAGCGGTATGTTCAATAATTCTAGTACATATACAATTTCATCTGGCGAAGTTAAACGTCTAACTGGTCAATATGCCTATGGCTTTATCTTAAAAACAAGGACTTTGTTTTTTGAGTATTCTCGTTATTTTATAACGAAGGAATTTAATTCTGGTTCATCTGCAAAATGGGGAGGCATTAAAATTGGTTTTACCTTTTAA
- a CDS encoding outer membrane beta-barrel family protein: MNKISYYLLFTFLTVFGLHAQEEVKLTGKILDQNTKTPLEYATVVVKSNIPGKLATGGITNENGEFNIEVEKGTYTISFEYIGFKSKTLENKVISKNENFGITYLSEDATALEEVEIIAEKTTVEIKLDKKIYNVGKDLTVRGGTVSDVLDNVPSVSVDVEGNVALRGNENVTILINGKPSGLVGLNSTDALRQLPAESIERVEVITSPSARYDAEGTGGILNIILRRSKLQGLNGAITANAGYNPSAGISGNINYRTGDLNIFNTTSYNYREVPGNTNDSRVNFNKEFDDDGNLITDNPDTFVEESSDFDRIRKGFNTNLGVEWYITDSASLTTSILYSESDNESNTQNLLNQFDSNRNLTSSTLRLDPELEDDKTIQYAVNFDKQFETSGHKFTFDFQYEESSEDENSLVNVNGLDSERVATLEDQERILLQTDYVLPIGEKSQFEIGYRGNFNNQSTDYTVEFLNETTNQFEVDNNLSNLFNYREYLTAFYTQFGSKFGKFSYLLGLRFEDTQITIDQPTSGSLVKNQYSGFFPTVNLSYELSDSENVTLAYNRRLRRPRSRFVNPFPSRSSVTSVFQGNPNLAPSYSGTVDVGYVKRFGKYTLDASAYFSRATDVFNFVSFDTGQTVIVNGEELPVINRTPINLATEERLGFEFTLGYRPSRKWNINANFNIFQNETDGVTPNGLNLGNTNTSWFARLNNKYTLPGQIDWQTRLVYRGPSADAQNERDGIFSANLAFSKDLFNEKASIAFNVSDLFNSRVRSQTTTTPTFMSESEFQWRERSFNLSFTYRFNQKKDRRQRQQNNDGGEEFEG, translated from the coding sequence ATGAACAAAATCTCTTATTACCTTCTATTTACTTTTCTTACAGTGTTTGGTTTACATGCACAAGAAGAAGTAAAATTAACTGGTAAAATTCTCGATCAAAACACAAAAACACCTCTTGAATATGCTACAGTAGTTGTAAAAAGCAATATTCCTGGAAAACTAGCAACTGGAGGTATTACAAATGAAAACGGTGAATTTAATATTGAAGTAGAAAAAGGAACATACACGATTTCTTTTGAATATATTGGCTTTAAATCTAAAACACTAGAAAATAAAGTTATCTCTAAAAATGAAAACTTTGGAATTACTTATTTATCTGAAGATGCCACAGCTTTAGAAGAAGTAGAAATTATTGCAGAAAAAACTACCGTTGAAATAAAATTAGATAAAAAAATCTACAATGTTGGTAAAGATTTAACTGTTAGAGGAGGAACTGTAAGTGATGTTTTAGATAACGTACCATCTGTATCTGTTGATGTGGAAGGTAATGTAGCTTTAAGAGGTAACGAAAATGTTACCATTTTAATTAACGGTAAACCATCTGGTTTAGTAGGTTTAAATTCTACTGATGCCTTAAGACAATTACCAGCAGAATCTATTGAGAGAGTTGAAGTAATCACTTCTCCTTCTGCAAGATATGATGCCGAAGGTACTGGTGGTATTTTAAATATTATATTACGTCGTAGTAAATTACAAGGTTTAAATGGAGCCATTACTGCAAATGCAGGTTATAATCCTTCAGCAGGAATATCTGGAAATATAAATTATAGAACTGGAGATTTAAACATTTTTAATACTACAAGTTATAACTATAGAGAAGTACCTGGAAACACAAACGATTCAAGAGTAAACTTTAATAAAGAATTTGATGATGATGGTAATTTAATCACAGATAATCCAGATACTTTTGTTGAAGAATCTAGTGATTTTGACCGTATTCGTAAAGGTTTTAACACCAATTTAGGTGTAGAATGGTACATTACAGATTCAGCATCATTAACAACTTCTATTTTATATAGCGAGAGTGATAACGAAAGTAATACTCAAAATTTACTTAATCAATTTGATAGTAATAGAAATTTAACCTCTTCTACGCTACGTTTAGATCCAGAATTAGAAGATGATAAAACAATACAATATGCTGTTAACTTTGATAAACAATTTGAAACTAGCGGACATAAATTTACATTTGATTTTCAATATGAAGAAAGTTCTGAAGATGAAAACTCTTTAGTAAATGTAAATGGTTTAGACTCTGAAAGAGTTGCAACTTTAGAAGATCAAGAACGTATTTTATTACAAACAGATTATGTTTTACCTATAGGAGAAAAGTCTCAATTTGAAATAGGATACCGTGGTAACTTTAATAACCAAAGTACAGATTATACAGTAGAATTTTTAAACGAAACTACAAACCAATTTGAAGTTGATAACAACTTAAGTAACCTGTTTAATTATAGAGAATATCTTACAGCTTTTTACACACAGTTTGGTAGTAAGTTTGGTAAATTTTCATATTTATTAGGTCTTCGTTTTGAGGATACACAAATAACAATAGACCAACCAACATCTGGTAGTTTAGTAAAAAATCAATATTCTGGATTTTTTCCAACAGTAAATCTTAGTTACGAATTAAGTGATAGTGAAAACGTAACATTAGCATATAACCGTCGTTTAAGAAGACCAAGATCCCGTTTTGTAAATCCTTTTCCATCACGATCAAGTGTAACTAGTGTATTTCAAGGAAATCCAAATTTAGCACCAAGTTATTCTGGTACTGTAGATGTTGGATATGTAAAACGTTTTGGAAAATATACTTTAGATGCTTCTGCTTATTTCTCAAGAGCAACAGATGTTTTTAACTTTGTTAGCTTTGATACTGGGCAAACTGTAATTGTTAATGGTGAAGAGCTTCCCGTAATTAATAGAACTCCAATAAACTTAGCAACAGAAGAACGCTTAGGTTTTGAGTTTACTTTAGGATATAGACCATCTAGAAAATGGAATATAAATGCTAACTTTAATATCTTTCAAAATGAAACTGATGGTGTAACACCAAACGGTTTAAACCTTGGAAACACAAACACATCTTGGTTTGCTAGATTAAATAACAAATATACTTTACCAGGACAAATAGATTGGCAAACTCGTTTAGTTTATAGAGGGCCAAGTGCAGATGCTCAAAACGAAAGAGATGGAATATTCTCTGCAAACTTAGCATTTAGTAAAGATTTATTTAACGAAAAAGCATCTATAGCTTTTAATGTAAGTGATTTATTTAATAGCCGAGTAAGATCTCAAACCACTACTACTCCAACATTTATGAGCGAGAGTGAGTTTCAATGGAGAGAACGCAGCTTTAACTTATCGTTTACATATAGATTTAATCAGAAAAAAGATAGAAGACAAAGACAACAAAATAATGATGGTGGCGAAGAGTTTGAAGGTTAA